DNA from Calditrichota bacterium:
AAGCAGCCGTGTCCCCCTTTTCTTCATATGCCACGCCCTTGGGGGAGGTGGCTGTGGACAGAGTGCTTGCCGAGCAGATCGTCGCGCAGGGCAAGGGGGTAAGCTTTTCCCCACGCGGCCACGAGGTGCGCGGTGAGGACGCCGAGCATTCGTTGGAGGTACACCTCCCCTTCCTGCAGAAAGCACTACCGGGAACCCCCATTGTGCCCATCGTCATCTCCGACTACCACGGGGCGAGCAGCCGTCGTTTTGGCGAGGCAATAGCGCAGGCCATCGGCGAGCGCCAGGTGCTGATCGTGGCAAGCACCGACCTCTACCATGGCTACTCCTACGAAGAGTGCAAGTTGGCCGACTCCCGCACGCTCGCCGCGCTGGAGGCCTTCGATCCCGAGGATTTTGTCGAGGGGGCGACGCAAGGGAAGTACATGGCCTGTGGAGCTGGTCCAGTGAGCGTGATGTTGCACGCCGCGCGCCTGCTCAAGGCCGACACGGTGACGGTGGTCGCCCAGACTAACTCGGCCGATGTGACTGGCGTGCGCGGCGGCTATGTGGTGGGCTACGCGGCGGCCGTGGTCTACCGTCGCACTTAGGCACTATCCAGGAAGGCCAACGTGGCGGCTGCCAACGGAGGAGCGGAAAGCGTTGCCCTAGTGGGCGCAGGACGGGTGGGCAGCAGCCTGGCCGTCGCGCTCCACAAGGCCGGCCTGAGAGTGACTGCCATCGTCGACCGCGACTTGGCAAAGGCGAGGCGATGTGCGACCCTCAGTGCGGCCATCACGGCCTCCTCCTCGGTCGCGGCGCTCACCCGTCCCACTGATTTTGTCTTCGTAGCCGTGCCCGACGACGCATTGCCCGAGCTGGTTACACCACTGAGCTCCTGCAGCGCCATCCGCCCTGGCACGGTCGTAGCGCACACCTCCGGAGTCTTGGATTCCACGGTTCTGGCTCCGCTGCGTAGCCAGGGGGCACTGGTGGCGTCAGCCCATCCGGTCATGACCTTCGCGGGGCGGGAGGACGACTGGCGGCTTTGGGACGGCGTGTACATAACCCTAGAAGGCGATGAGGAAGCCCGCCAGC
Protein-coding regions in this window:
- the amrB gene encoding AmmeMemoRadiSam system protein B, with translation MRSAEHTRPAAFAGAFYPANPRQLDTLVTRLLAEAPERDIPGQIIGLVAPHAGYLYSGSTAAAAYKQVMGKPYESVVIMAPSHRELFREAAVSPFSSYATPLGEVAVDRVLAEQIVAQGKGVSFSPRGHEVRGEDAEHSLEVHLPFLQKALPGTPIVPIVISDYHGASSRRFGEAIAQAIGERQVLIVASTDLYHGYSYEECKLADSRTLAALEAFDPEDFVEGATQGKYMACGAGPVSVMLHAARLLKADTVTVVAQTNSADVTGVRGGYVVGYAAAVVYRRT
- a CDS encoding DUF2520 domain-containing protein; the encoded protein is MAAANGGAESVALVGAGRVGSSLAVALHKAGLRVTAIVDRDLAKARRCATLSAAITASSSVAALTRPTDFVFVAVPDDALPELVTPLSSCSAIRPGTVVAHTSGVLDSTVLAPLRSQGALVASAHPVMTFAGREDDWRLWDGVYITLEGDEEARQRLAALFRRVGGVPVEFPGPKNVLYHLACVFASNYVVALQASAQRLLAELGFDQVTSERMLAPLLAQTATNLAAEGPVRALTGPIARGDLGTVEKHLRALAEFPDLVQAYAALGRVCVGLARQQDERKGPLYQAIDALLSASLSSRAGKNPDDDK